A stretch of the Sulfurospirillum sp. UCH001 genome encodes the following:
- a CDS encoding 4Fe-4S dicluster domain-containing protein: protein MSKVHKFVITNPDLCIACNACVKTCVKHAYIRGKLSKKRLDVLTLESGKMPNQCRQCDDAPCANVCPTGALRIDNACVELCEEICIGCKLCTIACPYGAINIEAEFPPSVIEEVERNLEAGCISGLKSIAIKCDMCVGIETGPACVSVCPTGALVMIDPVLGECKFGKKIKGDMAPFLKAVVPNVTFENIPAPEVKKPKEPKPAPTETPETNKEEA from the coding sequence ATGTCAAAAGTTCATAAATTCGTTATTACGAATCCAGACCTCTGCATTGCATGTAACGCCTGTGTAAAAACATGCGTAAAACATGCCTATATACGTGGAAAACTCTCCAAAAAAAGACTTGATGTACTCACTTTGGAGAGCGGGAAAATGCCTAACCAATGCCGTCAATGTGATGATGCTCCTTGTGCCAATGTCTGCCCAACGGGTGCGCTTCGTATTGACAATGCCTGTGTTGAGCTGTGCGAAGAAATCTGTATCGGCTGTAAACTCTGTACCATTGCGTGTCCTTATGGCGCCATTAATATTGAGGCAGAATTTCCTCCTTCTGTTATAGAAGAAGTGGAAAGAAATCTAGAAGCTGGCTGTATCAGCGGGCTTAAAAGTATTGCCATCAAATGCGATATGTGTGTAGGTATAGAAACGGGCCCTGCATGTGTAAGTGTTTGTCCAACAGGAGCACTTGTTATGATTGATCCTGTTCTAGGTGAATGTAAATTTGGTAAGAAAATCAAAGGCGATATGGCACCATTTTTAAAAGCGGTCGTACCTAATGTCACTTTTGAAAACATCCCAGCACCTGAAGTTAAAAAACCAAAAGAACCAAAACCTGCTCCTACTGAAACACCAGAAACCAACAAAGAGGAAGCATAA